One window from the genome of Phocoena phocoena chromosome 15, mPhoPho1.1, whole genome shotgun sequence encodes:
- the DEFB129 gene encoding beta-defensin 129, with amino-acid sequence MKLLFPIFASLMLQYQVNTEYFGLGRCVMGFGRCKDHCAMDEKEVDKCKKKKCCIGPKVVQLIKSYIQNEMLRTLEEDSQEVPKITKNFSVVMQIKNHILALLPKFKSVNPFANINTSVIPNVTTVKSATTNPMIAGKIIHTATSTKSDTNKRRDSATDSPPPAPPP; translated from the exons ATGAAGCTCCTTTTTCCTATCTTTGCCAGCCTCATGCTACAGTACCAGGTGAACACAG AATACTTTGGCTTGGGAAGATGTGTAATGGGTTTTGGGAGATGCAAAGACCACTGTGCCATGGATGAAAAAGAGGTAgataaatgcaaaaagaaaaaatgttgtaTTGGACCAAAAGTGGTTCAATTGATAAAAAGCTACATACAAAATGAAATGCTCCGCACACTTGAAGAGGACTCTCAGGAAGTGccaaaaattaccaaaaattttAGTGTTGTGATGcaaataaaaaatcatattttagctcttctgcccaaaTTCAAAAGTGTCAACCCTTTTGCTAACATCAACACCAGCGTCATCCCAAATGTCACCACTGTGAAGTCTGCCACCACTAACCCCATGATTGCAGGAAAGATAATACACACTGCTACTTCTACCAAGAGTGACACCAATAAAAGAAGAGATTCAGCCACTGACTCCCCACCACCAGCGCCACCACCATAG